A DNA window from Thermococcus sp. 4557 contains the following coding sequences:
- a CDS encoding biotin/lipoate A/B protein ligase family protein produces MSLRVLVFDSGDPKFDLAFEEALARLRARDKIPDTLRLWRTSRSVVLGYFRSAEEDVNLDVASNEGIPLIKRFSGGGTVYLDRGCVNYSIVMKREVEFPISYLYGTVLRGTLTALESLGLSPYLRNTNDVVVNGRKVSGTAASIRWGVLFLHGSILVDADLMTLRALLRVPERLGPSVDPVKYRVANLLEFVGGLDVDSVMDALIGGYSKVLSEDAYVDEPSKEELDVARILYRFKYSHEEWNLRLPSSHLASIEENIENELKGLAL; encoded by the coding sequence ATGTCCCTTCGGGTGTTGGTCTTCGATAGCGGCGACCCAAAGTTCGACCTGGCCTTTGAGGAGGCCCTGGCCAGGTTGCGGGCTAGGGATAAGATTCCCGACACCCTTCGCCTTTGGAGGACCTCACGTTCTGTCGTTCTCGGGTACTTCAGAAGCGCCGAAGAGGACGTCAATCTTGACGTGGCCAGTAATGAGGGAATCCCCCTCATCAAGCGCTTCAGCGGTGGGGGTACCGTGTACCTCGACCGAGGCTGTGTAAACTACTCAATAGTCATGAAGAGAGAGGTTGAGTTTCCCATATCGTACCTCTACGGGACCGTCCTTCGGGGCACGCTCACCGCCCTCGAGTCCCTGGGTCTCTCCCCCTACCTCAGGAACACGAACGACGTTGTCGTGAACGGAAGAAAGGTTTCGGGAACCGCCGCGAGCATCAGGTGGGGTGTTCTCTTTCTGCACGGCTCCATCCTGGTTGATGCGGATTTAATGACACTTCGGGCCCTACTTAGGGTCCCGGAGAGACTCGGGCCCTCCGTTGACCCAGTGAAGTACCGTGTGGCGAACCTCCTTGAGTTCGTTGGGGGGCTCGATGTGGATAGTGTCATGGACGCTCTGATTGGAGGGTATTCCAAGGTGCTTTCAGAGGACGCTTACGTGGATGAGCCGTCGAAGGAGGAGCTTGACGTTGCCAGGATTCTCTACCGCTTCAAGTACTCTCACGAAGAATGGAACCTCAGACTTCCCTCGTCTCATCTGGCGAGTATTGAGGAAAATATAGAAAATGAACTAAAAGGCTTGGCCCTCTAA
- a CDS encoding DUF5748 family protein produces the protein MHFEVVKEFLEETGADWIEIDGEIHLEPEVFYEVWKYVGQPDLETYVIEDEVVEPGSYDPPEMKYTDMKKVKVKKAYFTTLDGKKIVTDYVELQKILKEKSV, from the coding sequence ATGCACTTCGAGGTAGTGAAAGAGTTTCTTGAGGAAACCGGGGCGGATTGGATAGAGATTGACGGCGAAATCCACCTCGAGCCGGAGGTCTTCTACGAGGTCTGGAAATACGTCGGCCAGCCGGACCTCGAAACGTACGTCATCGAGGACGAGGTCGTCGAACCGGGTTCTTACGATCCGCCCGAGATGAAATACACCGACATGAAAAAGGTGAAGGTCAAAAAGGCCTACTTCACCACCCTCGACGGCAAGAAAATCGTAACCGACTACGTTGAGCTCCAGAAGATTCTGAAGGAGAAATCCGTCTGA
- a CDS encoding DMT family transporter has protein sequence MNGRIKIATAMLIWGSVGIFARFSNLSGLGVAFFRVSLGALLLLAVLAGSKGWTSSLPSLVRARWKPLLALGVSLALNWAFLFTAFNYTTIANAVLVYYLAPIIATVISWRFLGERLSLKSWLLIGTAFAGLILIMSGQNIDLDNRDFVGILLSLTAAFFYALIPNLGRFLRGINGKTLTFLQLAIASLVLAPFMAVSDVGKPVWWAVLVLVGVHTVLALFLYMEGLKEVEVNEAALLSYLDPMSAVVYAFLVFGEVPGVRTALGGALILLASLLDIKARGS, from the coding sequence GTGAACGGAAGGATAAAAATCGCCACGGCGATGCTGATATGGGGCAGCGTGGGGATATTCGCACGCTTCTCAAACCTGTCCGGCCTAGGGGTCGCCTTCTTCAGGGTGTCCCTCGGCGCCCTCCTGCTCCTCGCCGTCCTGGCGGGCAGTAAAGGATGGACCTCATCGCTTCCATCCCTCGTGAGGGCCAGATGGAAGCCCCTCCTGGCACTGGGCGTCTCCCTTGCCCTGAACTGGGCCTTCCTCTTCACGGCGTTCAACTACACCACCATAGCAAACGCGGTTCTCGTCTACTACCTGGCCCCGATAATAGCGACGGTTATCTCGTGGCGCTTCCTCGGTGAGAGACTGAGCCTGAAGAGCTGGCTCCTCATAGGCACCGCATTTGCGGGGCTTATCCTGATTATGAGCGGTCAGAACATCGATTTAGATAACAGGGACTTCGTCGGAATCTTACTCTCTCTGACGGCGGCCTTCTTCTACGCCCTGATACCGAACCTCGGGAGGTTCCTGCGCGGAATCAACGGCAAAACGCTGACTTTCCTCCAGCTCGCGATAGCATCGCTCGTGCTCGCCCCGTTTATGGCGGTTTCAGACGTTGGGAAACCCGTCTGGTGGGCGGTTCTCGTCCTCGTCGGGGTTCACACCGTCCTGGCGCTGTTCCTCTACATGGAGGGACTCAAGGAAGTGGAGGTCAACGAGGCGGCCCTGCTGAGCTATCTGGACCCGATGAGCGCGGTGGTGTACGCGTTTCTGGTATTCGGAGAGGTTCCAGGGGTTAGAACAGCACTCGGAGGGGCCCTGATACTCCTCGCATCCCTGCTGGATATTAAGGCGAGGGGGTCGTAG
- a CDS encoding tripartite tricarboxylate transporter permease codes for MLRELLTGIAGGTLSGIAPGIHVNTLGAFLSGMGVRSNLLLFAMGLTHTFLDVIPSAFLGVPDEGTALGVLPAHRLVLRGRAMEVVRIALWASFLAVLLSIPLMPFYMPLARRYRPELGRLFVLLLAALVVGTERGRGKAFALLVFLLSGLLGILTFRLGLSQPFYHLFTGLFGLSVVLLALRSGAARIGGGEDGRILLGRRRFAGLSLLGTLLGMVASLVPAFTASQAALIGSLLSKDERSFLTVVFSVNTANFMFSFANFLSTGRRRNGIVALMAPVPGNDISFYLLAAVFVSMAVLLYAEPLAALILRLLGRVPYRALNSAVAGVLVALSYLFDGVTGLVVLLGGAMIGLLAAVLGVKRTNCMGVLMLPIIIG; via the coding sequence GTGCTCCGGGAACTGCTGACGGGCATCGCGGGCGGAACCTTGAGCGGTATCGCGCCGGGAATACACGTCAACACCCTGGGAGCCTTTCTATCTGGCATGGGAGTCCGCAGCAACCTCCTCCTGTTCGCTATGGGGCTGACCCACACTTTCCTTGACGTCATCCCCTCCGCCTTCCTGGGAGTTCCCGACGAGGGCACGGCGCTCGGCGTTCTTCCAGCTCACAGGCTCGTTCTCAGGGGGCGGGCGATGGAGGTCGTCAGGATCGCCCTCTGGGCGAGTTTTCTGGCGGTTCTCCTGTCCATCCCCCTCATGCCGTTCTACATGCCGCTGGCCAGGAGATACCGCCCGGAACTCGGCCGCCTCTTCGTTCTCCTCCTGGCGGCCCTTGTGGTCGGGACGGAGAGGGGCAGGGGGAAGGCCTTTGCCCTCCTCGTCTTCCTGCTCTCCGGCCTCCTGGGCATTCTGACCTTCAGGCTGGGCCTCTCCCAGCCGTTCTACCACCTGTTCACGGGCCTCTTTGGGCTCTCCGTCGTTCTGCTGGCCCTGAGAAGCGGGGCAGCTCGCATAGGCGGCGGGGAAGACGGTAGAATCCTCCTGGGCAGGCGCCGCTTCGCCGGCCTATCCCTCCTTGGGACGCTCCTTGGAATGGTCGCCTCCCTTGTTCCGGCCTTCACGGCGTCCCAGGCGGCCCTCATCGGTTCCCTCCTTTCGAAGGACGAGCGCTCCTTCCTGACCGTCGTGTTCTCCGTGAACACCGCCAACTTCATGTTCTCCTTCGCCAACTTCCTCTCAACCGGAAGGAGGAGAAACGGTATCGTTGCCCTGATGGCGCCCGTTCCGGGGAATGATATCAGCTTCTACCTCCTGGCGGCCGTTTTCGTTTCGATGGCGGTTCTCCTCTATGCCGAGCCGCTCGCGGCCCTCATACTCCGCCTGCTCGGACGGGTTCCGTACCGGGCGCTAAACTCCGCGGTCGCCGGGGTTCTCGTGGCCCTCTCGTACCTCTTCGATGGTGTCACCGGTTTGGTCGTTCTCCTGGGAGGCGCGATGATCGGACTGCTGGCGGCGGTGCTCGGGGTCAAGAGAACGAACTGCATGGGAGTGCTGATGCTCCCAATAATAATCGGATAA
- the priS gene encoding DNA primase catalytic subunit PriS — translation MAELLREMTKEERALYYKREWSAKRLPDFIVRNLENREFGFDHTGEGPSDRKNVFLDVRDLEDYVKTTAPYAVYSSVALYEEPKEMEGWLGAELVFDIDAKDLPLRRCSHLHEHGRVCPICLEDAKELARDTLVILKEDFGFEDVHVIYSGRGYHIRVLDDWALKLEGKAREKVLAYISAAEEITFDDIQSRRIMLSSGYYRVFRLRFGYFIRRANENHLFNIGLKKGQVEKLLEGREEIYEGFVRKGLLTAFPRGIGYKTLTRLFSLSSTFSKAYFDGRVTVDVKRILRLPSSLHSKVGLVTTYIGPDERKLEKFNPFEDAVPRFRKDEVREAYSEWLEEHGDAL, via the coding sequence ATGGCTGAGCTCCTCAGGGAGATGACGAAGGAGGAGAGGGCGCTCTACTACAAAAGGGAATGGAGCGCAAAGAGACTTCCAGATTTCATCGTCAGAAACCTCGAGAACAGGGAGTTCGGGTTCGACCACACCGGTGAAGGGCCGAGCGACAGGAAGAACGTCTTCCTCGACGTCCGCGACCTGGAGGACTACGTGAAGACAACCGCCCCCTACGCGGTCTATTCCAGCGTCGCCCTCTACGAGGAGCCCAAGGAGATGGAGGGCTGGCTCGGGGCCGAGCTCGTTTTCGACATAGACGCGAAGGACCTGCCCCTGAGGAGGTGCTCCCACCTCCACGAGCACGGCCGGGTGTGCCCGATATGCCTCGAGGACGCGAAGGAGCTGGCGAGGGACACCCTCGTGATTCTCAAGGAGGACTTCGGCTTCGAGGATGTCCACGTGATCTATTCCGGCAGGGGCTACCACATCCGCGTTCTGGACGACTGGGCGCTGAAGCTCGAGGGCAAGGCCAGGGAAAAGGTTCTGGCCTACATCAGCGCCGCGGAGGAGATAACCTTCGATGATATCCAGAGCAGGAGGATAATGCTTTCCTCGGGCTATTACAGGGTCTTCCGGCTCAGATTCGGGTACTTCATACGGAGGGCCAACGAGAACCACCTGTTCAACATAGGCCTGAAAAAGGGCCAGGTTGAGAAGCTCCTGGAGGGAAGGGAGGAGATATACGAGGGCTTCGTGCGGAAGGGACTCCTAACCGCGTTCCCTCGGGGGATAGGATACAAAACCCTGACAAGGCTGTTCTCCCTTTCGAGTACGTTCTCAAAGGCCTACTTTGACGGTCGCGTCACTGTCGATGTTAAAAGAATCCTCCGCCTCCCGTCGAGCCTGCACTCAAAGGTCGGACTCGTGACGACCTACATCGGCCCTGATGAAAGAAAGCTCGAAAAGTTCAACCCCTTCGAGGATGCCGTTCCCAGGTTCAGGAAGGACGAGGTCAGGGAGGCATACAGCGAGTGGCTGGAAGAGCACGGGGATGCACTGTGA
- a CDS encoding DUF61 family protein, protein MTKAEDILNREIARMNLHLPALRPTLSQLLAEEEPSVRLRDGSYHYFRRSELEYLRDLVDGNECERLKVPIVLEISTLHRGYFRVRGRVEVKVIEKVLGTYSILEEKDEELYPRYLLPRIRRVLPTTTTYAFIAE, encoded by the coding sequence ATGACAAAGGCGGAGGACATACTGAACCGGGAGATCGCGAGGATGAACCTTCACCTCCCCGCTCTCCGTCCCACCCTTTCCCAGCTCCTGGCGGAGGAGGAGCCGAGCGTTAGGCTCCGCGACGGGAGCTATCACTACTTCCGGCGCTCCGAGCTTGAGTACCTGCGAGACCTGGTGGACGGTAACGAGTGTGAGCGCCTCAAGGTGCCCATAGTTCTGGAGATAAGCACCCTCCACAGGGGCTACTTCAGGGTCAGGGGGCGCGTGGAGGTCAAGGTCATAGAAAAAGTCCTCGGCACCTACAGCATCCTGGAGGAGAAGGACGAGGAGCTCTATCCCCGCTACCTGCTCCCGAGGATCAGACGGGTCCTCCCGACCACCACGACCTACGCGTTCATAGCGGAGTGA
- the priL gene encoding DNA primase large subunit PriL: MLDPFGPEARRLVKDEFGGITELLMIIPSYVGVDAALERVSWIKSGEIPEGILELEGIRDLLTFYALLGALAFSPYGLEREVVREANLRIYHRRILQRGTLVGVSTPLEAVSGGEISERDRTILERTHHTELSPDKRRKLRLGYRIHLSKFLELWEGSLKEVYVRNGYAYLTEEGAIELWKRSFERNFDRAVNLLYEIRDELPDYYLRLYEKLGEIAREHYKERLERMGSAKAGPLRFDLFPPCVKIALSGVPSGLRNYAITVLLTSFLSYARLCPNPPRRDVRIRDCVSDLSVVEKEILPVIIEAGNRCSPPLFEDQPHEVKNIWYHLGFGLTDKPTLEDSGNSTWYFPPNCSKIKANAPDLCKPDRDCRNIKNPLTYYLRKLYLENRRKGEGEGGETDGGEENG, encoded by the coding sequence ATGCTGGATCCATTCGGGCCCGAGGCCAGGCGGCTCGTTAAAGACGAGTTCGGTGGAATAACCGAGCTGCTCATGATAATACCCTCGTACGTTGGGGTTGACGCCGCCCTCGAGAGGGTTAGCTGGATAAAGTCCGGCGAGATACCCGAGGGCATCCTTGAGCTTGAGGGAATACGGGACCTGCTCACCTTCTACGCACTCCTGGGGGCGCTGGCCTTCTCACCGTACGGCCTCGAGAGGGAGGTCGTCAGGGAGGCCAACCTGAGGATATACCACAGGAGGATACTGCAGAGAGGAACGCTCGTGGGGGTCTCCACACCCCTCGAGGCGGTTTCCGGCGGCGAAATCTCCGAGAGGGACAGAACCATACTCGAGAGAACCCACCACACGGAGCTGTCCCCCGACAAGAGGAGGAAGCTGCGGCTGGGGTACAGGATACACCTGTCAAAGTTCCTGGAGCTGTGGGAGGGCTCCCTCAAAGAGGTCTACGTGCGGAACGGATACGCGTACCTCACTGAGGAGGGGGCCATCGAGCTGTGGAAGCGCTCCTTCGAGAGGAACTTCGACAGGGCAGTGAACCTGCTCTACGAGATAAGGGACGAGCTGCCCGATTACTACCTCAGGCTCTACGAGAAGCTCGGCGAGATAGCGAGGGAGCACTACAAGGAGAGGCTGGAGAGGATGGGCTCCGCCAAGGCGGGGCCGCTGCGCTTCGACCTGTTCCCGCCGTGCGTCAAGATTGCCCTGAGCGGCGTTCCGTCCGGACTGAGGAACTACGCCATAACGGTTCTCCTGACGAGCTTTCTGAGCTACGCCAGGCTCTGCCCCAATCCCCCCAGGAGGGACGTGAGGATAAGGGACTGCGTGAGCGACCTGAGCGTTGTGGAGAAGGAAATACTGCCCGTGATCATCGAGGCCGGCAACCGCTGTTCGCCGCCCCTCTTCGAGGACCAGCCCCACGAGGTAAAGAACATCTGGTACCACCTCGGCTTCGGGCTCACCGACAAGCCAACCCTCGAGGACAGCGGGAACTCGACCTGGTACTTCCCGCCCAACTGCTCCAAGATAAAGGCCAACGCGCCGGATCTCTGCAAGCCGGACAGGGACTGCAGGAACATCAAGAACCCCCTGACGTACTACCTCAGGAAGCTCTACCTCGAAAACCGGAGGAAGGGAGAAGGCGAGGGCGGAGAAACGGACGGCGGTGAGGAAAATGGCTGA
- a CDS encoding ATPase domain-containing protein, which yields MVTKYTVERLKSGIPGFDDLIQGGFPSGTTVLVTGPTGSGKTTFGVQFVYKGAELYNEPGVIVTLEERAQDLRKEMLAFGWDFEKYERERKIAIVDGVSAVVGLPSEEQYVLEGNLNAEDFLRYIYRVVKAIDAKRLVIDSIPSIAFRLRKENEIREVLLQLNTILLEMGVTSILTTEAPEPSRGKISRYGIEEYIARGVILLDFVEKEVELKRYLLIRKMRETKHSMKKYPFEINEKGIVVYPSGEVY from the coding sequence ATGGTCACGAAATACACAGTTGAAAGATTGAAAAGTGGCATTCCTGGCTTTGATGATTTAATCCAGGGCGGCTTTCCCAGCGGAACCACGGTTCTGGTTACCGGCCCTACCGGAAGCGGCAAGACTACTTTTGGTGTCCAGTTCGTCTATAAAGGTGCCGAGCTCTACAACGAGCCTGGAGTTATCGTCACCCTTGAGGAGAGGGCCCAGGACCTCAGGAAGGAGATGCTCGCCTTTGGGTGGGACTTTGAGAAGTACGAGAGGGAGAGAAAGATAGCCATCGTGGATGGTGTGAGCGCTGTTGTAGGCCTTCCCTCCGAGGAGCAGTACGTTCTTGAGGGCAACCTCAACGCAGAGGACTTCCTCCGCTACATATACCGCGTTGTCAAGGCCATCGATGCCAAGAGGCTCGTGATAGACTCTATCCCCTCCATCGCGTTCAGGCTCAGGAAGGAGAATGAAATCAGGGAGGTTCTTCTTCAGCTCAACACGATTCTCCTTGAGATGGGGGTCACCTCGATACTCACCACCGAGGCCCCCGAACCGAGCAGGGGCAAGATAAGCCGCTACGGCATAGAGGAGTACATAGCCAGGGGTGTCATCCTTCTCGACTTCGTTGAGAAGGAGGTCGAGCTGAAGCGCTACCTCCTGATAAGGAAGATGCGCGAGACCAAGCACTCGATGAAGAAGTATCCCTTCGAGATAAACGAGAAGGGCATCGTGGTCTATCCGAGCGGCGAAGTTTACTGA
- the glnA gene encoding type I glutamate--ammonia ligase: MNEISTVGIGHGAGSLGFVQLVFVDINGVPKGMEIPADRYEDALTEGIAFDGSSISGFQGIEDSDLVLKPDPATYVEVPWEGIARVYGYIYKDGSPYGADPRGVLRAAIERLGKEGFRAYIGPEPEFYLFKKNGTWELKIPDSGGYFDLVTLDRARTLRREIALYMRSFGLVPEVLHHEVGKSQHEINFRYDEALKTADNVVSFKYTVKAVAEMHGLYATFMPKPIHGFPGNGMHLHISLWRDGENAFIGEDGLSETALHFLGGLLKHAKALAAVTNPTVNSYKRLVPGYEAPVYISWGYRNRSTLIRVPAFWGNGARIEYRCPDPSANPYLAFAAVLMAGLDGIKRKLEPEAYTEANVYEMGDSERARLGIGTLPGSLGEALEELKRDRVVREALGGAYRNFVEHKEREWEDYLEYLASRDIPTETRKVTEWELERYFHI, translated from the coding sequence ATGAACGAAATTTCCACGGTTGGAATTGGTCACGGGGCCGGGTCGCTGGGGTTCGTCCAGCTGGTCTTCGTCGACATCAACGGGGTTCCAAAGGGCATGGAGATACCCGCGGACAGATACGAAGACGCACTGACTGAGGGAATAGCCTTCGACGGCTCGTCCATATCAGGTTTCCAGGGGATAGAGGACAGCGACCTCGTTCTGAAGCCCGATCCGGCCACCTACGTTGAGGTTCCATGGGAGGGGATAGCGAGGGTCTACGGGTACATCTACAAAGACGGAAGCCCCTACGGAGCCGATCCGCGGGGGGTGCTCAGGGCGGCGATCGAGAGACTCGGAAAGGAGGGCTTCAGGGCGTACATCGGCCCGGAGCCTGAGTTCTACCTATTCAAAAAGAACGGAACGTGGGAGCTTAAGATACCCGACAGCGGGGGCTATTTCGACCTCGTCACCCTCGACAGGGCCCGCACCCTGCGGAGGGAGATAGCGCTCTACATGCGGTCCTTTGGCCTCGTCCCGGAGGTCCTCCACCACGAGGTCGGAAAGTCCCAGCACGAGATAAACTTTCGCTACGATGAGGCCCTTAAAACCGCCGACAACGTGGTCAGCTTCAAATACACCGTCAAGGCTGTAGCAGAGATGCACGGTCTCTACGCGACCTTCATGCCCAAGCCCATCCACGGATTTCCGGGGAACGGGATGCACCTCCACATAAGCCTCTGGAGAGATGGGGAGAACGCGTTCATCGGGGAGGACGGCCTCAGTGAGACCGCACTGCACTTCCTCGGCGGCCTGCTGAAGCACGCAAAGGCTTTAGCCGCAGTCACGAACCCGACGGTGAACAGCTACAAGCGCCTCGTCCCCGGCTATGAGGCCCCCGTTTACATCAGCTGGGGCTACCGCAACAGGAGCACGCTGATAAGGGTTCCCGCGTTCTGGGGCAACGGGGCCAGGATAGAGTACAGGTGCCCTGACCCCAGCGCAAACCCATACCTGGCGTTCGCGGCGGTTCTAATGGCCGGACTCGACGGGATAAAAAGAAAGCTGGAGCCCGAGGCGTACACAGAGGCAAACGTCTACGAGATGGGGGACTCCGAGAGGGCCAGACTCGGGATAGGTACCCTGCCCGGAAGCCTCGGGGAGGCCCTTGAGGAGCTGAAGAGGGACCGGGTCGTCAGGGAGGCCCTGGGCGGTGCCTACCGGAACTTCGTGGAGCACAAAGAACGCGAGTGGGAGGACTACCTCGAGTACCTGGCCTCGCGGGACATTCCCACGGAAACAAGGAAAGTGACGGAGTGGGAGCTCGAGAGGTACTTCCACATTTAG
- a CDS encoding class I SAM-dependent rRNA methyltransferase, whose translation MAKVIVDAQAARAIGKGAMIVFKKGVVRTEGEIRPGDIAEVYTRGGKFLGRGFINPNSNIMVRLITQDEHTEVNKELFRERIKKANEYRKKVLGYDKAYRMVYGEADYLPGLIVDRFNEIASVQISSVGMERFKLDVAEAIMEAEPEIETVFEKNTGRSRRREGLPEIERVLLGKEKYRTIIEEGRAKFIVDMRGQKTGFFLDQRENRIALEKYVKPGMRVLDVFTYTGGFAIHAAVAGADEVVAVDKSPWAINMVKENAKLNGVDDRMKYVVGSAFQVMEDMIKRGEKFDVVILDPPAFVQHEKDLKRGLRAYFNVNYAGMQLVKEGGVLVTASCSQHVDMQAFKDMVIAAAAKAGKFLRLLEPYRTQAPDHPILMASKDTEYLKALFLYVEDMK comes from the coding sequence ATGGCGAAGGTTATAGTTGACGCTCAGGCTGCGAGAGCGATAGGCAAGGGTGCGATGATAGTTTTCAAGAAGGGGGTCGTGAGAACCGAGGGCGAGATAAGGCCTGGTGACATAGCCGAGGTCTACACGCGCGGGGGCAAGTTCCTGGGCAGGGGCTTCATTAACCCGAACTCCAACATCATGGTCAGGCTCATAACCCAGGACGAGCACACGGAGGTTAACAAGGAGCTCTTCCGCGAGAGGATAAAGAAGGCCAACGAGTACCGTAAGAAGGTCCTCGGCTACGACAAGGCTTACCGCATGGTGTACGGCGAGGCGGACTATCTGCCCGGCCTCATAGTTGACCGCTTCAACGAGATTGCCTCGGTCCAGATTTCGAGCGTTGGAATGGAGAGGTTCAAGCTCGACGTTGCCGAGGCCATAATGGAGGCCGAGCCTGAGATTGAGACCGTCTTCGAGAAGAACACCGGAAGGAGCAGGCGCAGGGAGGGCCTGCCCGAGATAGAGAGGGTTTTGCTTGGCAAGGAGAAGTACCGCACCATAATCGAGGAGGGCAGGGCCAAGTTCATCGTGGACATGCGCGGCCAGAAGACAGGCTTCTTCCTCGACCAGAGGGAGAACAGAATAGCCCTTGAGAAGTACGTCAAGCCGGGAATGCGGGTTCTCGATGTCTTCACCTACACCGGCGGCTTCGCGATACACGCCGCCGTCGCAGGCGCCGACGAGGTCGTCGCTGTGGATAAGTCCCCCTGGGCCATAAACATGGTGAAGGAGAACGCCAAGCTCAACGGCGTGGATGACAGGATGAAGTACGTCGTGGGGAGCGCGTTCCAGGTCATGGAGGACATGATAAAGAGGGGCGAGAAGTTCGACGTCGTGATTCTCGATCCGCCGGCCTTTGTCCAGCACGAGAAGGACCTTAAGAGGGGGCTCAGGGCTTACTTCAACGTGAACTACGCGGGCATGCAGCTCGTTAAGGAGGGCGGCGTACTCGTCACTGCATCCTGCTCCCAGCACGTTGATATGCAGGCCTTCAAGGACATGGTGATAGCGGCCGCGGCCAAGGCGGGCAAGTTCCTCAGGCTCCTCGAGCCCTACAGGACGCAGGCCCCTGACCACCCGATACTCATGGCCTCGAAGGACACGGAGTACCTCAAGGCGCTCTTCCTCTACGTGGAGGACATGAAGTAG
- a CDS encoding EamA family transporter, with product MRRGYLLVFLAASSWGTLGIFAKYLDGFGLSPFTMVFYRVLFALMLLGAYLKLRGIGLSLERERLKFYALYGFFSIFLFYTLYFYTVTISSVSFAVLLLYTAPVYSIVLGRLVFKEPLRREKLIALVMVMAGVVLVNGSGAEFSTRALLFGLLTGLTYALYGVLAKLAVRKEEPEKALFYTLLFGLLFLLPFTDFSVPAGAVPYLFALALFPTFLGYILYNHALKEVEVSRASIVATIEPVVAIVLAFVLFGERLSAAQLAGAALIIGGSLIVHMGEKGEPEEVR from the coding sequence ATGAGGAGGGGATACCTCTTAGTTTTTCTCGCCGCGTCGAGCTGGGGTACCCTTGGGATATTCGCCAAGTACCTCGACGGCTTCGGCCTCAGCCCCTTCACGATGGTCTTCTACCGCGTTCTCTTCGCGCTGATGCTCCTCGGTGCGTACCTCAAGCTCAGGGGAATTGGACTGTCTCTGGAAAGGGAGAGACTGAAGTTCTACGCCCTCTACGGATTCTTCAGCATCTTCCTGTTCTACACCCTCTACTTCTACACCGTGACCATCTCATCGGTCTCCTTCGCTGTTCTACTCCTCTACACCGCCCCGGTGTACTCGATAGTCCTGGGCAGGCTTGTCTTCAAAGAGCCCCTGAGGAGGGAGAAGCTCATCGCCCTCGTCATGGTCATGGCGGGAGTGGTTCTCGTCAACGGTTCGGGGGCGGAGTTCTCGACCAGGGCGCTCCTCTTTGGCCTCCTGACCGGACTGACCTACGCTCTCTACGGTGTTCTGGCCAAGCTCGCGGTGAGGAAGGAGGAGCCCGAGAAGGCCCTCTTCTACACCCTCCTGTTTGGGCTCCTGTTCCTCCTTCCATTCACTGACTTCAGCGTCCCCGCTGGGGCGGTTCCGTATCTCTTCGCGCTGGCGCTCTTCCCGACGTTCCTCGGCTACATCCTCTACAACCATGCGCTGAAGGAGGTTGAGGTCAGCAGGGCCAGCATAGTTGCCACGATAGAACCGGTGGTCGCCATAGTCCTGGCGTTCGTTCTCTTCGGCGAGAGGCTGAGCGCGGCCCAGCTCGCCGGCGCCGCCCTGATCATAGGCGGCTCACTGATAGTGCACATGGGGGAGAAAGGGGAGCCGGAGGAAGTCCGCTAA